TCAGGGTCTCCGGGTTGGGGCGGCCCCGGGCCGCAAGGCTCCTCCACCCAGGTGACGCTGAGCAGGCTCAGGGTGAAGCCCAGGGAGATGCCCACGGCCACAGGCCCCGCGGGCCGCAGCACCGACAGCAGCAGCGACGCCCGCATGGCGTCCCGACAGCGGGCCCCCCGGCCCCCGCGCAGCCCAGGGAGGCTCCGAGGGGGCGGGACCGGGGAGGGGGCGGATCCGGAGGGCCCGAGCCCAGCAGGCGGGCCCGCTCCCTCCCCGCCGAGCAGAGCCGGCCGCGAAAGCCGGAACCCCCCGCGTTGGTCCGCTGCCCCTCCAGCTGCGCTCCGCGTCCCGTCCCGGCCTCCCAGGCGGCTGCTGTCCGACGTGTCAGGCGAGGGCCCCGCCTCCGAGGTGGGGTCTCGGCCGTCAGCTAccggagagggaggagggggaggaggttAAAGGGGAAGGACCCCCGGAAGTGCCCCCTCCTCAGCGCCGGTGAGGCCGACGCCGGGGGAGGAGTCCCCTGCTTCCCCCGGCGTGGTTGGTGCGTGCCGGGTGACGTCAGAAGCAACCCGCCCCTGCCTGGATGGTGCACCCAGAGTGACGTCAGGAGCAGAGGCCGGAGCTGTCCATCAGCACCAAAGGCCGCCGGCGGGCTCAGGGCATGGGGCCGCGGCTCCAGGGCAGCCCGAGCTCCTGCTCTTGCTCcagctcctctcccttccccgGACCGGGTCCGAGTCCCCGGGCCGTGGGGCAGCAGTGCCAGCCGGTGTTAGAGGTGGAGCGGCGACGCCGTTGCACAGAGACCAGTCTCTCCGGCCCAGCAGCCCCCTTCGCACGGCGGACTTTGCCCGGACCCCAGTCAGTAGGAGCCTCTGGCGTCCCACAACTCCGGCTCCTCCGGCCCCTGAACAGCCTTTCTCGCTCGGAAGCCCAGGTCACCTCCAGCCCAGGTAGATCTTGAAGAAATCCAAATTGAGCCTCTCACAGATGGTGCTCGggctgcctctttttttttttttttttttttttttttttgccagctgCACCCTACCCTCATCTGGTCCCATCTAGTCCCTCTTTTAAGTCCACCCCAACGGCCTCTAGCCAGGCACTTGtttccctttgtctttcttcccgTTCCAGAGCAGCTTCcagagctgcctgatgtgggcacCATTCCTTTGTCCACTGTGCCCTTGCTCAATTCCCCCACTCGCACTGTTATCCTGGTGGAGATCCACGACTGACTCTGACCCCAATTCCCTCCCTGTCAGGCTGACCCCGGAGGGTGACCctcttccattcccagcactatGCCGGGTACTATGGAAACTCTGCGGTTCCAGCTGCTGCCCCCGGAGCCAGATGATGTCTTCTGGGGTGCACCCTGTGAACAGCCTCTGGAGCGCAGGTATCAGGCACTGCCGGCCCTCGTCTGCATCATGTGCTGTTTGTTTGGAGTCGTCTACTGCTTCTTTGGTGAGATCCCCCTCATTCTTCACCTGTGCCCCTCCACTGTTTCCCTGAGGTTCCTTTTCTGGTGCATCCCAAATCATTTCCAGCACATCTCGCCCCCATGCCTGTATCTTTCTCTTGTTGATCCCAGATATATTTGTAGATAGTTGACTCTAGATTCTACAGAGCACAGGTTTTTAAGTTAGGCTGTTTGAGTTTGATCCTGGCTCTATATGTTAGTCACTGTGATGTAATGGGTATGTTAATCTGAGTCTCAGCTTTCTCACCTGGACAAGGGCAACAATGTTTGTCTCATATAGACATGAATTAGTAGGTACTCAAAGAATAGTAGCTATTGTCATGAAGATGTGTTTGGATCACCGGGCTAAGCAGACAGTTAGCATGGTGATTAAACATGGTCCCTTACAACAGGACATATTGTATGGTGGAGGCGAGACCTGGAATATTCACACTTGTGATACATATTAGTGTGGGCTGGATGGTAGTCACAAACATGGAGATCGCCTACAAGGCAGATTCCCATAAGGATGGTTATTGTGAAGAGTTGTATGGGGGAGGGCGtggtatgtctgtaatcccagcattcaggaagctggagCAGGGGTACGGAAGCTGAAAGCCAGTATGGATTACATGgtgagatggtgtgtgtgtgtgtgtgtgagagagagagagagagagagagagagagagagagagagagagagaaagagagagagagagagcagtaacTGCTGGAGTTCAGTTGAACAGGTGAGTGTGGGCCCAGTTGACAGCTCTCAAGGTCTTGGCCTAAGGTCTTAGCTACCATCCTTAGAGAAAAGTATACCTTATTCTCACTTCTACAAAGCTGTCAATCACATAGACTAGTGGCAGCTTACAGTAAAAATGCCCAGTGGATCCTTCAGAAAGTTATAGAACTTCACAGTGGAGACTGACTTCTAAGGGTAGCGACCCAAAGAAAGCCTCCAAGAGGATTGTGAGCATCAGAATCAGTTTGGGCAAAAAGGCTGGCAGGTTTGCCCCAGTGTGGCAGACTCTGTACTCCCTGTGAGAATAATTGAGAATATGGGGTTTGTGTCAGGTggtctttcttttacatttttgcaGAGTGGCAGGAgaaatgcccccccacacacacaagggtTCAGGACATGTAATGGACCTTCAAACCTCTCCATGCCCTCTGCTCTGTGCACTGACTCCCTCTGCATGGTGCTCTGGATAGCTTCATTCCTTATCCTTGGCTCCTGTGTCATCCTACCCATCCTGGATGCTCCTACCCTGGGATTCAGAGCCTTGTTATAAACCCTGCTCCTCTCTGACTCCAGAGCCTTCTGGAATCTGACAGCCCCACTCTTGGGACCAAATCTCTCCtttttgtcttcattatttttctctttggctttccCTGCCCTTCCTTGACTCCCAACTCTGACTTCCACCTTCTACACCCCTTCCTCTTTCAAGTACTGCTAATGGGTGTAAAGTCCCTATCAGCCCCTCTTCTGAAACTCCACAACTTCTCCACATAGTCCTTAGGATTCCTAACAACTCTGTATGGGTCCTAGCTCCCTCCCATCGGTTCTCTTTGATCCCTGTAACTGTTGCCTCAGGAGACTGTTGCCTCACACATACTGATGCCATTTCTCTGGCTTCAGTGTTCCCCTTTGTCTTTAATAATCTTAATGATTCTACTTTTGCCCATCCATCTCCAAAGACCTCATCTCCCCAAACCCAGCTCTGCTATCTCGCTAACCTTCCAGCAGTGCTTTAACTATGAATGAAGCCCTATGACCATACGAAGATCTCATCTGTCTAAACGTATGTGTCCTCActtctatacatttttttctgacttccaAATACTTCATCTCTAAATAGTCCCTCCTTAGAGGCCCCAGGCATTCCATTGTTGATCCCCTTGCGATTCCAATGAGTGATCTCTCTGAACCCTATGATTCCAGAGATCCTATTGCCCCATTACTGATTTACTTAACCCTAGTGATCCTTAACTCTGACCCTCAAAAACTTCAAAGCATTATTCCAATAATCACGTCTTCCGAATGATTCCCAGCAAACATCCACCACTGAGTCCTTGTGACCTCCAATTCTCTTACTTTAGCACCTATGTCTCTGATTCCCTTGTGCCTCTATGTTCCCAGCCCTCTGACTTCCTGTCTGGAAACCTCACTTTGGACCCCAATGGCCCTCTTCCCCTCCAGGTTACCGCTGCTTCAAGGCAGTCCTCTTCCTCACTGGATTGCTGTTTGGCTCAGTGGTCATCTTTCTGCTGTGCTACCGAGAGCGGGTTCTGGAGACGCAGCTGAGCGCAGGAGCAAGCGCAGGCATCGCACTGGGCATTGGGTTGCTCTGCGGGCTGGTAGCCATGCTGGTGCGCAGCGTGGGCCTCTTCCTAGTGGGGCTGCTGCTTGGTTTGCTGCTCGCTGCTGCCGCCCTACTGGGCTCGGCACCCTACTACCAGCCTGGCTCCGTATGGGGCCCACTGGGGCTGCTGCTCGGAGGCGGCCTGCTCTGTGCCCTGTTCACACTGCGCTGGCCCCGACCACTCACCACCCTTGCCACGGCTGTGACTGGTGCTGCACTCATCGCCACTGCTGCAGACTATTTTGCTGAACTGCTACTGCTGGGGCGCTACGTGGTGGAGCGACTGCGGGCTGCGCCtgtgcctcccctgtgctggcgGAGCTGGGCCCTGCTGGCACTCTGGCCCCTACTTAGCCTGATGGGTGTTCTGGTGCAGTGGAGGGTGACAACCGAGAGGGACTCCCACACAGAAGGTGAGAGGACACAGGCTAGGGtaggcatgggaagatgggatggACAAAGATGGGTGGGGTGATTGAGGGATTAGTGAGACAGGACAGAAGCTATACACACCAAAATTGGAAGGCCTCAATTAGAAAGTTGACTTGGCCTGAGTCTAGGAGAACAGGGCTAAATAACAATATTGATTCAAAAAGAATGGGTGGGACACTGGCTCTAGGTCAAGCCCATTCCAGGCACTGGGGTGATAGAGCAGAGATGAAACAGAAGGACagaggatgcagctcagtggtaacatgcttacccagcatgcaaaGGGCTctaagttccattcccaggatcacaaacaaacaaaggctacCAGAGATGGGTTCATGCTCTTATGCGCATACATCCAGGGCAGTTGAGAAACAGATAATaaatatgcaaacaaacaaagtgaATTCCAGTTGTGCAGAGCGGTATGCAGTGATACAAGGCAACATGAAACTGTAATCTTATGGAGCCAACTGCAGAGTGGCCAAGGAAGGCTGCTTGGAGCAGGTGCAGTTTGTGAGATAGGCTGATGGTGGTGTCGACCCTCCCTCTGGGCTGAACTTTGTTAGGACAGTGAGATGCCCACGGAGGAGTTAGATTAGGGGAGGAAAGAACATAGGTTCGTGTTGGGGAATGTAGAACACATTGgagcagtgggtctcaaccttcctaatgctgcgatcctttaacacagttcctcatgttgtggtgatctccCAAACATAAActgatttttgttgctacttcataactgtcattttgctactgttacaaattataATGTAAACACTCGTGTTCTCCAATGGTCTTACACAACTCCTTGTTTCACCAagggggttgagacccacaggctgagaaccactgcattagaggGAGGCaaggggagaaaggaaacaggGTAGAAGCAGCTGTCCAGTTGACAGATGATGGCAGCTGGCCTGGGTCACCCAAGGCCTTCGGATTGGAACAGCAACAACAGTAGCAGAGGGGGTATTGCACATACAGGCCtttgcaagaaaagaaaaactatgggAAGTACAGTCTTGGAGGTGGGAAATCAGGAAAGGAAGTAACAGGGAGGAAGTGGGGGGTCATAGGCAAGGGCTGTGGAAGCCTAAGGCCCTTTGAGGAGAAGGCAGAGGGCTCAGGGAAGAGCCAGTGTGAACTCGAGTCTTCTGTGCCCATCCCTCTATAGTGGTCATCAGCCGGCAGCGAAGGCGGGTGCAACTGATGCGGATTCGGCAGCAGGAAGAACgcaaggagaagaggaggaagaagagacccCCTCGGGCTCCTCCCCGAGGTCCTCGGGCACCTCCACGGCCTGGGCCCCCAGACCCTGCCTATAGACGCAAGCCAGTGCCCATCAAACGCTTCAATGGAGATGTCCTCTCCCCGGTGAGGCCCCGGAGCCCCTCCAGCTCTAGGGTGACAGAAATGTGTAGACTGACCATGCAGGACGGAGCCTTAGGGAACACTGGCCTTAAAGGCCTGTGTTTGTCCATCAGAACCTCTGTATCTGGGTCCTGATGGATCCAGCTTTATAGGTGACCAAGTTCAAGTTCTGATATTAAATGGATATGGTATATGGTGCATTTTAGGGCTGTGGACTCAAGTGTGGAGATGCCTTGGGCTTGTGCAGGCCAGGAGAGTGTCAGGCCTGGGTGGTAGAGGCAGAGGTGGTTGTGCAGCAGGACTTACAGCTGTGCTTATTTCCCTGACAGAGTTACATCCAGAGCTTCCGGGACCGGCAGACTGGGAGCTCTCTGAGCTCCTTCATGGCCTCACCCACGGACACGGACTATGAGTATGGGTCCCGGGGGCCACTGACAGCCTGCTCGGGACCCCCTGTGCGGGTGTAGTCATGTTCCCACTGTCTAGACTCTGCAGTCACCAGCTCTGCCAGCTCAGAGAGTCCTGCTAGGCCACTACCGAGGCCGCAAGGCCCTGTGGTCTCTggctgtctctctcccctccttggAGAGGGTTGGCCAGCCACCAGAAGGGAGGCTGTGTCTCAGGCTAGGTAGGCCTGGCCTGAAGGAGAAGCTCCGGTCCAAGCTCCCGAGGGACTTGGGATGTGAGCCCCACTGGGATGTGCTCAGGGTTGCGTGTTGCCCATATATGCGTGTGTgaaggggtaggctttgaggggACACTGGGACTCTTGCCTTAGATTTCTGATGGGCAGGGCTTCTTCAGGGCCAGCCTGCCTCCTGTCCCACTGCTGGGGTCCCATGGGCCACTCTCCTGCATGTCTGTATGGAGGAGGCCTGCCTGCTTCCCCTATTGCTCTGACTTGCAGCCATCTAAGGGTTCCTGTCATTGTCCATGGAGCTAATGGCAGCACCCTTCACTCTGGTCCCCTGGCCTCTGCAAAGCCACCAGCCTGAAGGGCAGTGACaggggatggagtggggagtGTTGTTCTGGGTTGGGtttgggaggaggggggagggagaagggcttAAATGCACGGTGCATGTCTGGAGTCTGCCATGCCACCCTGGACACCTCGTGCTTCTATCCCCTCCCACCCTATTTAACATCTTTTATAAATGTGCCAAACTATTTGGCCTCTGCCAGATGTCTTCAGTAACCGACCGGTACTTCCATCAACCAAGTTGGTAGCACTGCAACCTCAGAGCTATGTCACTGACTACAGGGGCTCCAAGCACGGCCTGCCCTCCCTGGTGTACAGACAGGCGTGGGCATGAatggtagctttttttttttattattgtttcctgATTCTCTCTGGCTCCTTCCTTTCCATCATGCCCAGTATAAGGGTACATCTCCTTCCAAACTGTCCGAGGGTACCCGCTTGGTCTGGGTCAGTCCTCTAATCACCTGTAGAGGGGTGGCTGCATGTAGACTGGTGGCAGGGAGACTAGGGTAAAACCCATTTCTTCCCCCTGGCAGAGCCTAGATACCCACGAGGGAAAGAGCAGGGTCCTACCCTCTCAGAGCCTCTGTCAGGGTGTCTATGGGGCCAAAGAAGTGGGGGCAGGAAGGGTGGAGCACACAGAAAAATGTGAAAGATATGCAAAGATTTGGGGTAGAGTGGGCACCTCCTAtgtgaaagaggaaagaaaggaagttgCTGCCCAGGCTGCTGTTGAACCCACTTAAGAGAGCAGAAGCCTGCAGGACAACGGGCAGGAGGGGGTGGAGGTCAGGTACCAGCCGGTACTGGTGGGTAGTGAGGCACATTGCTACAGATACTGGTAGCAATGGGGTCTTCTGGGGAGACAAGCATGAACCAGAAGCAGAGGAAGTAAGAAGCCCTAGCAGGAAGGGTCCTAGGAAGGTCAGAGAAAGTTCTCTTGAGACTCGGGGCTCCCTCTCTTCTTCAGCCTTGGGTGTAATCTCTCCGGTCCCTCCCCCGTTCCCCACATGCACCAGAACCTACTGCCAAGGGTCTTTCCCCCATAGGGTGGCACCCCTGCCTGGTTAGCCTCCTGTTCGGGTGACTCTGCCCAGTGGGCTTTACTCACCCTCTACTAGCAGCTGTGTGTCGGCACTGTCCTGGCCCGCCTGGCAGCTGTAGGTGCCCTGGTCCTCAGGTCGGACATCATGGATGACCAGGCTGTGGGTGGGGCCGTGGCTGCGCATCTCATACTTGCTTCCCGGACACAATTCGATCCCCTCCCGCAACCAACACACGTGGCCTCCAGGGCGGGACACAGTCACCTCCAACACCGCCCTGCGGCCAGCCAGAACCGTCTTCTCGCGAGGTGGGCGGCGGCACATCTGGAGAGGCAACGCTGCGGTTGGGGGGACAGGAGCTTAATAAGGACACGCACGGCCCCTAGGGGACAGGTGCATCTTCTCTGCCTACGACCTCCATCCACTCCTGGCACAAGCCCTCCGTGCCATAGTCGGTTTCCCTGCATGCATGGCTCaaagtctcttcctctccatctcctcttgaGGAAATGAGCTGCCCTCTGTGACCTGCCCCAAGAGAGCCCCCTCGAAGAGGAGAGATGAAGGAAGCAGCATCTCTAGGACCAGCGGCCAGTCAGTCAGTCCCAGGACCGGTGATGATGCCCTTCCCTGTCGCCTTCGCCTCAGAAGCTTACCCTCCACCTCCAGTCGAGCCAAAGACTGGGCGGGTCCCGCCTGGAAGCAGACTTCACCGGTGTCCTCGGCTCGCAGCTCGCTCAGCACCAGAATGTGTTTCttccctggggggggggaggggaaggtagCGAGGCCTCAGCCGCTTCCCGGGAGGATTCGAGAACGACCCGAGCAGGTCCCAGGGGGGCTCCGAAGAGTCGGTGCGCGCAATTGCAGATAGGAAGCGAAAAGGAGCTAGACTGGACACGGCGGAGGAAAGTCCGGGAGACCCTGGCAGTGGGGCCGTGGGGCGGAGCTGCTCGGGCTAGAGGCGGGGCTAATCCTAAAGGGGCGGAGTCTGCCTGCACCCTGGGCAAGGTAACAAGGGGTCACAGAGGGTAGGAAAGCGACCAGACCTTCCTGTCGGATGCGGACGCGGCCTCCGGGTCTCAGGACGCGGCCTCCGAGCTCCCAGCGTCCGGTGGTCTCGGTCTCTGACACAGTGCACTCGAACGTGGCGCTATCTCCTTCTCGGGCGCTAACGGACCGGAGCTCACGGAGCACAGACACCTCGCGCTCTGGGGCGGAGCCGTGGGCGTGAGGCGGGGGCGGGGCACACAGCCAGGACACACCCCCACCACGCCCCCTTACTAGAAGTGAGTAAACTGTCGGGGAAACACTCTTCCGCAGTCTAAGCGCCTAAAGTAGTACCCAGCCCGGGCACCCCTGGGTACCCACCGCGCACTGTCAGGCGCGCAGGCCCGGAGCGGGCCGTTCCCACAACGCAGCTGTAGGTCCCAGCGTCCGAGGAATTGCAGCGCCGCAGCAGCAGAAGGCGGCGCGCTCCGAGAGCCTGGAGTCGGAGCCGCGGGCTCGGAGAGAGTGCCTGCCCATCCTAATTAGGGCGGGGATTTGTAGTCGGTTAGACTGAGCCCAGCAAGACTCTGGAGGCCACGGCCCTGGAAGGTGGCGGTGTCCTCTGTGCATGCCAACCTGTCTAGAGGCTCACCAGGGGTTTCGTTGCGTTCCCCTGGTAGGGTTGGACTGATCCTCATCTTCCCTTTCTGATCACTTCTCGGAGAAGGTGCCATCCCTTCGGACTTTAGAGCCAAGAATTGACACCAATAGCACCGAAAGCCCAGAGCTCTGCATGGACCACTCCTCCCCCCACGAGTATGGATTCTAAAATTGGTTTCCAATGTAGGCTCTACTCCCTTTTGTCTGCCCTTGAGCAACTATGTTCATCCCACAGAACATATGTTATCCAATATAATAACCAATCTTAGATAACCAATCTGGTGATAATAAGGTGTACCTATCCAGGGTGTTGTAAGGACTAGAGAGGATTAAATGTGCCATCAATCTTAGCCTAGTGCCAGTCTCACAGGGCCAGTGAGTGTTAGCGTCTTGTCCGAATTATTGTTATGTCCATAGTTCTGCACTGGGGCCATGCTCTGACCTTCTCCCATACAACGTCAGCCAAAGTCTGGGAAAGCTCGCACTCGAACGTCGCTGTGTCACCTTCAGTCACTTCTAGGTCCTGTGGCCCCCGCACAATAGTCACTGGGACTTCTGAGAGTGGGTAAGGGAGGACAACGCCAAGAGGTGGGGGTAAGTGAGGAATGAAGGCCCAGTTTTCACAACACACAGGCACGGGAGGTCAGTGGCAGTCACATGCAGGTGGTCAGTGGAGGCCACTAGTGAGTGGAAGACATTGGACGACAGGAAGTTCAAAGGAGATGCTGGAGAATGGGAGACGCAGCAGGGCCAGAGAGCCAATGGCACAGGAGTGACTAGCTGGGAGTCACATTGTGAGGTAGTCAGCAGGGGACATGCTGGGGTTGGAGGGGAAATGGCAGAAGGTGAAGAGACGCCACAGAGATCACTCATAGATGCATGGACAGCAGTGGTCACATAGCTGAAATGGATAGTTGAAGACACTGGGCTTGGGGGTACATAAAAGCTCCACAGAGCACTGAGGTGATTAACCACACCTTTAAGGTTAATCATTAAGGCTGGAAAAATGGGGGCCCTCAGGCAGAATTAGTGCACTCTTTGGCGGCTCTTCAGTGGAAGACCTACAAGGGGCACACTTAGGCAGCAAAAGTCAGAATAAGAGTAGTCAGTGGGGCCATGTCCAGGTAGGCAGACTAGGGATTGTTCAAGGTAGCACGGTTTGCAGGGTTACAGGCATCTGGGCAGACAGTCTTGTGCTCAAAGTGGTCACTGTGAGGGCCACACAGATTCCGAGGGTCTGGGGATTCCCCACTATGGCAGGGTGGTCAGTAGGAGTCACGTGGTTAGATCAGTGGTCACACACAGGAAGTTAGCAGGCAGGGGCCCAGAGGCCACACCTCTCACTGAGAGCCGAGCAGCACATCGAAGGGTGTCCGCAGTAAAGGAGATACAGCCTGAGTCAGCCAGACCCAGGCCACTGAGCACCAAGCTGTGAGTATGGCCTTCTGAATAAATGTGGCACTTGGGCCCTGGGTGCAGCCGGACTCCACCCTGGGCCCACTCTCCAGTCACACCCTCCTGGGACAGCTCCACCTGGAAGGTGGCACTGCCCCCCTCAATGACGGTCACATCTTCCAGAGGCCGAAGTTCCCTCAGCTGCCGTGCTGGTGTGGGGagatgaggagagagggaggatgcCAGATGGAGCTCTGGGCAGGGTTCGGGGTCTCACTCACCCATTAACACTCTGCACCCCCCGCCCCCAGCCCATGCATGCAATTGAAGGTCCTAACTATAGAACTATAGAAGTTCAGACCGGGTGGGTGGGAGGAAAGGCAGACACAATTGGCTAGATTTGGTCAGGGGAGAGGtgttaggaaaaggaaaacacatgaaGGTAGGGTTAAGAGTTTCGGGGGAGGTTGAGAAGCGTGGGGAGCCACACGGTGTGGGGTTCTGTGACACTGGAAGGAACAGGAAATCTGAAGCCAAACCCATTGGGATTGGAGCCTAGCTTTAACACATAATTTGTGCATGCACTGTGTGATCTTTGGCAACTGCTCTGGCTTTTTCTGGCCCTCGGTTTCCCTATCGCACTAGATAAAAGAGCAATGAAGCTCTGCGTTATACTTCGATGAACACGTATCGCCGGTGACAGCCAATCACCAAGACCTGACATTTCAGCTAACTTCCTCAAAGTCTCTAGAGTAGCGATGGACCTCATCTTTAGGAAGACTTGTTTGAGAGAGATGGCATGAGGTCACGGAGGGCTCTAGCATGGGGTGGCGGGTGAGAAGTGCTATTTGCCAGCCATTccttcaaagaataaatagagAGAGTCTTTTTGGAGTATAATATTTATATTGCTAGCAAAGCCATCCTGGAAGTTAGAGGTAGAAAGCAAAGTCCAGTTTGACTTCTGAGGTAACCagaaaacattagaaaaagaGGTTTTCCTTTGATCAGGGAGTCTTGAGGCCCAAACCCGATTAAGGTGGCCAGAGCAGACTTTTCCTTAGCAGAAAGGAGcactttggtgtgtgtgggggggtgtctcgGGGACTCTGGGCCAGCCAGTGGGTGTGAATTAAGAGAAGACAGGGCACTCACGCCTCACACTGAGCCTGGCCAGGGTTCGATCATGGTGGCTCTCACAGCCGTAGGTACCCTGGTCGCTAAGTAGGACACCATGGATGGAGAGGCGGTGGACATGGCCATCCTGGACAGTGGTCAGGCGAGAGTCGAGGGGAAGAGGCTCCCCACCTCGTAACCAGCGAACAGCTCCAGCTGCACCCACTCGGCCCGTCTCTACCTCAAGGCACACATCCTGACCTTCCTCAGCCCGCACATCCTGCAGGCGCCTCAAGAATAGCAGCTCTGTCtctggaagggaagaaaaaaggaggtCATGGAGCCCTGATCTTGAAGGCTGGTCCTGACTATCTCATTTCTAAGCCAGAATTGTGAGGGGGTTTcaggaaatggacattttattCTCAGTAGCACTAAACCTCGGACATGGAGCCTGGCGCTTGTGTCTGTGGCTCCCACTCGTGCAGTCACGGTCCCTGTGTCTTTGAGTTGGCACCCTCGGATGATCAAAGTGTGGCTTGAACCATTCTGGACCATTTGCAGCTGGGGCCCTGGAGTGACAACAGCTCCATTGCGTAGCCAGGTGACTTGGGCGTCTGGTGGTGAAACTTCACACTGGAATGTGGCATCATCACCCTCATGGACCGTCAATGGTGTCAGTTCAGAGACGAGTTTCACTGGTGGGGGTTCTGGAAGGAGGGGTGAGGCAGTGAACTGGGtacctctttctccctttctccttctctcctcttcctcatgaCTCAAGCCCTCATTCTCCCACCAATTACTACAGCTTGAGTGAGATTTTACTGTGTGTTGGTCACGGAGGTTCTCCCAAAGACCAGAATGCCAATTCCTTAGTAAGCTCCCTGCAATCCCAGCCTGGCACCTCTTCCCAAGTCATTTACTATGGGCCCTGTGACAATATCTAATAGTCATAGAAACCTATCTGCTGTCCCAATTCAGAGTTGGGGCTCAGAGAAGTAAAACAATTTGGCTATGTCACACAACTCCCAGACAGCAGAGACCCCAGGTGAGTTGACTCTAGAAGCCCTGTTCTTATCTACTGGGCCATACAGCATGCTAGGGTCCTGGAAAAGGGAGTTTGCTCTCTCAGGGTGAGGTCATGCTCACACTGGTGGGGACCACAGACAGCAAGTTGGGTGAGATGTAGATGAGAAGAGCCCAGAAGGACAGGAGGTGGTCTTTGTGGGTGCCAGAAACCAACTCGTGTGAGGGGTGCACTGTTACCTTCCACACTGACGATGAAGATGCGACTGTCCTGGGGTACGTCACACAGGTAT
This DNA window, taken from Cricetulus griseus strain 17A/GY chromosome 2, alternate assembly CriGri-PICRH-1.0, whole genome shotgun sequence, encodes the following:
- the Tmem198 gene encoding transmembrane protein 198 isoform X2 translates to MPGTMETLRFQLLPPEPDDVFWGAPCEQPLERRYQALPALVCIMCCLFGVVYCFFGYRCFKAVLFLTGLLFGSVVIFLLCYRERVLETQLSAGASAGIALGIGLLCGLVAMLVRSVGLFLVGLLLGLLLAAAALLGSAPYYQPGSVWGPLGLLLGGGLLCALFTLRWPRPLTTLATAVTGAALIATAADYFAELLLLGRYVVERLRAAPVPPLCWRSWALLALWPLLSLMGVLVQWRVTTERDSHTEVVISRQRRRVQLMRIRQQEERKEKRRKKRPPRAPPRGPRAPPRPGPPDPAYRRKPVPIKRFNGDVLSPSYIQSFRDRQTGSSLSSFMASPTDTDYEYGSRGPLTACSGPPVRV